From a single Oceanobacillus kimchii X50 genomic region:
- the flhB gene encoding flagellar biosynthesis protein FlhB, producing the protein MLLKLDLQFFAGEKTEKATPKKRLDERKKGRVAKSQDVNTALLLLGCFIGLFVFGSYMLQYMTGFFEKSFTEYIHWDITEKNVQLMFNSASLDAGLMLAPIMIIAIITGMAANLVQVRFLFSTEPLKFDLKKIDPIKGAKRIFSIRALVEFLKSMLKIVFVGLVTFSVIWIFKDDMLMTAFLDAKGALGFFASVTAIMGFAAIILLIFLALFDYWYQKFDFEKNIRMSKQDIKDEYKNVEGDPLIKSKIKEKQRQMATRRMMSEVPNADVIITNPTHYAIAIKYDEAKANAPYILAKGTDQIAQKIKEIAKNHGVMMVENRPLARGLHDAVEIGELIPEAYFQAVAEVLAYVYRVEKKA; encoded by the coding sequence TTGCTTTTAAAATTAGATTTGCAATTTTTTGCAGGTGAAAAGACAGAGAAGGCAACTCCAAAAAAGAGACTGGATGAACGAAAAAAAGGTCGAGTAGCCAAAAGTCAAGATGTTAACACGGCATTATTGCTTTTGGGATGTTTTATCGGTTTGTTCGTATTTGGAAGCTATATGCTTCAATACATGACTGGATTTTTCGAAAAATCTTTTACTGAGTACATTCATTGGGACATTACAGAAAAAAACGTTCAACTAATGTTTAACAGTGCCTCATTAGATGCAGGGTTGATGTTGGCACCAATAATGATTATTGCGATCATTACTGGAATGGCAGCAAACTTAGTGCAAGTAAGGTTTTTGTTTAGTACAGAGCCATTAAAATTTGATTTGAAAAAGATTGACCCAATTAAAGGTGCAAAGCGTATATTTTCCATTCGAGCTCTAGTAGAGTTTCTAAAATCTATGTTAAAAATTGTGTTTGTTGGTTTAGTAACATTTTCTGTGATTTGGATTTTTAAAGATGACATGTTAATGACAGCATTTCTCGATGCAAAAGGTGCGCTAGGTTTTTTCGCCTCTGTCACAGCAATTATGGGGTTTGCCGCAATTATCTTACTCATCTTTCTTGCGTTATTTGATTATTGGTATCAGAAATTTGATTTTGAAAAAAATATCCGGATGTCTAAACAGGACATAAAAGATGAATATAAAAATGTTGAGGGAGATCCATTAATCAAATCAAAAATTAAAGAAAAGCAACGACAGATGGCAACGAGAAGAATGATGAGTGAAGTACCTAATGCAGACGTCATAATTACCAACCCTACCCATTATGCAATTGCAATTAAATACGATGAAGCGAAAGCAAACGCACCATATATTTTAGCAAAAGGGACAGATCAAATTGCTCAAAAGATTAAAGAGATTGCTAAAAATCACGGTGTAATGATGGTAGAAAATCGCCCTTTAGCACGGGGACTACATGATGCTGTAGAAATTGGTGAATTAATCCCAGAAGCATACTTTCAAGCAGTAGCAGAAGTATTAGCTTATGTTTACAGGGTGGAGAAAAAAGCATAA